From Triticum aestivum cultivar Chinese Spring chromosome 7B, IWGSC CS RefSeq v2.1, whole genome shotgun sequence:
aaccACTTCTGGACATCATTTCAGGTGGCCGTCGTGCAGATCTGCAATTCCCCGCATTGAAACCCTACGGATGCAGTAAATTTCTCAAATAATCCAGGCGGGCCCGAAAAATGCCATGTCCTGGCACGTGTCATAAAATGGCCCTCTTTGAGAGCATGAGAATTTTTGAGGTCAATGGAGCAACAGGCAGCGCAGTTCCTTCACAAACCGAAACATTCTCTCTCTATAGCAAGATACTAACTCGAAGATGGTGAAGTTTACAAGTGGCCGCCGGTCAGACTTCTGTGAAACGCGCTCAAATTTTACCACACCTTACAAGGGCCATATGACGACACCGTGCTAGGTCCCGAGGATTTCCGACATCGTATGATTTTTCGTGAATTTTTACGGCTAGATCTGACATCTCGTCGAGGTACATTCGCCCCTCCCCGTGGTGGGGTTGCTCCTCCTTTGGTTGCACTAGGCCGACGCATACTGCAAAGAcatcatatatgattttacaaaccACTTTTGGACATCATTTCAGGTGGCCGCTGTGCAGATATGTGATTTCCCGCATTGAAACCCTACGGATGCAGTAAATGTCTCAAATATTCCAGGCGTGCCCGAAAAATGCCATGTCCTGGCACGTTTCATGAAATGGCCCCCTTTGAGAGCATGAAAATTTTCGAGGTCAACGGAGCAACGGGCAGCGCAGTTCCTTCACAAACCGAAACATTATCTCTCTATAGCAAGATACTAACCCAAAGATGGTGCGGTTTACAAGTGGTCGCCGGTCAGACTTCTGCGAAACACGCTCAAATTTTCACCACACCTTACAAGGGCCATATGACGACACCGTGCCAGGTCCCGAGGATTTCCGGCATCGTATGATTTTCCGTGGATTTTTACGGCTAGATCCGACATGCCGCCGAGGTACATTCGCCCCCCAGTGGTATGGCTCCTCCTCCTTTCGTTGCACTAGGCCTACGCATACTGCAAAGACATCATATATGATTTACAAACCACTTATTGACATCATTTCAGGTGGCCGCCGTGCAGATCTGCATTTTTCCACATTGAAGCCCTACAGATGCAGTAAATATCTCAAATATTCCAGGCGGTCCCAAAAAATGCCATGCCCGGGAACGTGTCATGAAATGCCCCCCtttgagagcacgagaagtttcgaggTCAACGGAGCAACGGGCAACACACTTCCTTCAtaaaccggacacattccctctcgatagcCAGATACTAACTCGAAGATGGTGCAGTTTACAAGTGGCTGGATCCGGCATGCCGCTGTGATCCTCCTCTCCCCTCACAGATCGCCGGCAGCCGGGTCCGCCGGACCTCGTCCTGCTGCGTCCATCCATCCGTCAGGATCCGCTCCTTCCGTCCACCCACAACCCTACCTCGTGGCTAGGGTTTCGATGGCCTCCACCTCTAGCGCTGCTCCGATGGCGGCGAGGCCAGAGGACGCCAGACCCTTCACCGGCATGGACGCGGTTAGCACTTGCCCTCCTTCAGCGGTCCAAGAGAGTAAAAAAAtttagaagaaaaacaaaagggagaacACAATTGCATGAGCTTGATTCCTATTGGTGGAAACGTTTgtgccacggatcgatgacgtggcgcaCATCCATCCATCTAGCTCTCCACCCCACATCCAtccagccatccatccatccatctagagAAAAGGACAAAAAAAAGAGCCCACGAGATAGAGCGCACCCAACTCCACCGAACGCCTCCTCCCTCTCTGTCTCGCGACCTCGCTCCTCTCTCCCCCacgaacccctctccctcgccgccgccaccacccacgccggcctattccggtgagctccggcgacGGGAAGCACTCCCCCGAGCTCCCCAAGCTCCACGCCTCCTTCCCCTCCGTCCAGAATCGGCGCTCCCGCCCTCCATCGCCCCCCGTGCTAGCTAGGGTTTCGGCCGCCACCTcacctccggcgacggcgaggccagaTGGCGGCGGGTCAGGCACCGGCGAGCTCCCGAGCCCCTCTCTCTTGATTCAAGCCCCTCTCTCTCGATCCCGAGCCCCTATCTCTCGATCCCCTTCTCTCTTTTGTCGCCTCACATCGCCGCCTCAGTCGCCGGCCGATTCCAGCCTACTCCGGCGACCTCTGTCGCTGAGCTAGCTACCCAGGGCTCCCCGTTGAGCCGCTCTACCTCCTCCACTCATTCGATTCGCTTCTTCCTGCCGCCCGTGGTCGCCCCTATCGGTTCTTCCTCTCTAGGGTTTCGGTGGTGGGGAGAGGTTTGTCGTCGGCGTGCTCTTGCTCGTGGATCTAGTCGCCTGCGCCACCTCCCGTGCCTCCTTGTGCACCAGCGCCTCCTGGGTTTTGCCTGTGGTGCTACTGCCCCAGATCCGTCAGCCTCGACTACCTTATCGCCTGCCACCGTGCGACGGCGGTGATTTGGCCACACCGCAACCATGGTGGTGGCGTTGCTTATGGTAAGCTCCTCAATCCCTCTGCTCCCCTGCTCGTACTACTCTCTTCGGGCATGTCATGGTCGATTTGATGCTGCTCCGCGTGTCCTGTTAGTGCTTGGTGAAGGTTGGCTCACCTATTATTAGCTCAATTGATTACTGTGCTATCTTTATGGATTTGGCAATGTGGACTTTGGTCTACTTATGCTCCTGCTGCTTTACATGTTCATATTCTAGTTCTAGTTCATGTCTATGGACTGATTACAAGAAATTCTATGCTACTGTTGGTCTATCACTGCAATTATCTTGGTCTTATAGATGTTATTGTTCCTGTCCTATAGCACATGCTAGTTTCTTTATTAGTTGGCTGCTGGTTCTATTTATTCATATGTACAAGTGCTACTGTTTCTTTGTTATCTTATAAAGGATATAGTCCTTCATTTGTATATAGCTGTAACTTTCTTATTGATCAACATATACTGATTCATCTCTTTACTGCAATTACTCTGTGTTGTTCATGATTTGCTCCTGTAGTGGTATAAAATTATAGTTTCTCTTTCAAGCTGGTATGTGTGTTTGATATATACTAGTCTTTATCTAAATACCATGTATTGGTATTTCTTGTATGGTTTAGTAGATCATCTACTGGTGGTTTAGTTGTATATTGTACAGGATATAGTCCTCATGGTTGCATGTAGTGTTAACTCTTTCTTTGCTTTAGCTCTTTCTTATGCTCCTGCTGCTTTACATGTTCATATTCTAGTTCTAGTTCATGTCTATGGACTGATTACAAGAAATTCTATGCTACTGTTGGTCTATCACTGCAATTATCTTGGTCTTATAGATGTTATTGTTCCTGTCCTATAGCACATGCTAGTTTCTTTATTAGTTGGCTGCTGGTTCTATTTATTCATATGTACAAGTGCTACTGTTTCTTTGTTATCTTATAAAGGATATAGTCCTTCATTTGTATATAGCTGTAACTTTCTTATTGATCAACATATACTGATTCATCTCTTTACTGCAATTACTCTGTGTTGTTCATGATTTGCTCCTGTAGTGGTATAAAATTATAGTTTCTCTTTCAAGCTGGTATGTGTGTTTGATATATACTAGTCTTTATCTAAATACCATGTATTGGTATTTCTTGTATGGTTTACTACATCATCTACTGGTGGTTTAGTTGTATATTGTACAGGATATAGTCCTCATGGTTGCATGTAGTGTTAACTCTTTCTTTGCTTTAGCTATTTCAGATGTTTCAGATGATTTTGATGCATGCTTATACTCCTATCTATACCAGGTCCATGTGTTGTGCTTGTGTACCTATATACAGAATAGTACCCATGTGTAAGTGGGTGTATGTGTTCTGCGCTTCTGCTTACGGCAGATGTTTAGTAAATGTGCTATCAATGGCCTATTTATTCTTGCAGGTTATGGACTGTATCTTTCCTTGCCAATTCCCTCTCTTAAATCTGATTTGAACAGATGCTACACTGGTCTCTtcactttctttctctctctcataCTCTCACTGATAAGAACAGGTGCTCCTTAATCTTGCCATGCCAATGATGGTGTCCTGAGGCTCTCACCATTACTTAACAGCAGATGCTGCACTACTTGATCCAATGATGCAATAGTCCTAGCACTACTAGGTTGCCTGAGGACAATCCCTACTTCAAACCCTACCTCTGGGTTAGTTGGTTAGTAGTTGGTTAGTTGGATTTCATCTGTAAACTAACCCAAGCTTAATCGAGGGATCCCCTAATCATGGAGTTAGTGCTAATTTGAGTTGATCTTTGGGTTTAGCTTTGATCTATACTTTGCTGGCTTTACTTCTCTATTGGGTTATTCTTTACTGCCAATTGAACCTATTCCTTTTGGCCTTGCTGGTTACTGTTCCATTAGCTCCGTTTATGCAGTGTTGGCTCTCTTCTAATGTTTCTTTTATCAACTTAATCTGATTGGGGTTTGACTAATGTTTCCAAACTCCTAAGTGCTAGCTCCTACAGCAAAGGCATTTCCATAAGGGGAATGCTACATTTTAACCTTAATCAAGTTTTTCCTATTTGTTGTTTCTTGTTTTGCAGGTTGATGAACTAGAAGAAAGAAGCAGAAGATGAAGTAGATAGTTTAGTATAGGTTTAGTTTAGgacttttcctttcttcttttatttccttttcctCTAAGTGTAATTCCTGAATGCTtgtaattgacattcatattaataaAGTCTATTGTTTATTATTCAGGCCAAATAATTGCAATGCTTCATTTATTATGAATATAGTTTCTTTTATTTAGTTTTTGCAATATCACTTGTCTTATTTATTATGAATATAGACTTTTTATGCCTacagcaaagccgtaggcatagctgaaaatctatgccgacggctttgccgtaggcatagccctgctgcCAGGAGGAACCAGGAGATGACACGTGGCATAGATATGCCTacagcaaagccgtcggcatagattcatctatgcctacggctttgctgtAGGCATAGCCTTGCCACAAGGAGTACCAGGGGTTGCcacgtggcagaggtatgccgacggcgttgccgtcggcatagctctgcGACGTGGCATTGCGTGATTCGTCAGCGCTTTTGACGGcaccgtccgttgccgtcagacgaaaaacactgccgacggctatactatgccgacggctgacgtcaggccgtcggcataggcccctatgccgacggctatactatgccgacggtctgacaagactacgctgacgacatctatgccgacgggcctatgccgacggcaaccgtaggcatagatctatgccgacggcttaggggcctatgccgacggcccgtggccgtaggcatagaccgcgagtccAGTAGTGAGGTAACTTTATTGCAGCACAATGCATTTACATACGATATACGTGATGAGAGAGGTAACTTTATTGCAACACAATGCATTTGGAGATGTGGTTACAATTGAAGCAATGACAACATAGAACAGATTGGAATCTGTCAATTCCCTCGAATTTCATAGGGCCGAGGCGGAATCAAATTCTCTTCAGGTGATAAAGTTTTGTACTGGCCAAACACAGTGGTGAAATGGAGCAGCATCAATTTTCGCCAAGTGCACCGGTTTAGTTTCTTTGATTGGGAAGGTCTCTTCTAAACGTTGTTTTAGATTGACCAATATGGTCGCATATGAGCTAGCTAGATACAGTTTTTTTTAATAAGAACTCGCTTTTTTGGACCGATGAACCCCGGATTGTCCGGTCAATAAGCTGGTGGATGATGTAATTTTGATTTGATCCTAACGAAACTAGCCACAAAGGCCTTTTCTTAATAAataaatcaataaataaataaagaaagagtaTTTTTGTAAGCAGCTAAGCTTAAGCCGAACAGCTCCCTCGAAAAAAAGAGCAGTTTTCCTCAAAGAGAAAAAAACAGCTATCGAATTGGTGCGCGTCGCTCCTCTCCCCTGTCCCTTCCAGAGACGCGCCGCGGCAGCCCTCACCGGCGTCACCGCGAAGCTCCAGCTCGCACTACCCGCTCGCCTTCTACTACCTCTCCGGCCTCCTCGACTCGCTCCTCCCCTTCCCCCCTCCTCGCCGTCGCTCGCCTTCCTCTCCGAGACTCCGACCCCAAcagcacctcctcctccttcccgcCCCCCTCCTGCGGCGGCGCGCTTCGACGGCCCGGGAGGGAACCTcgtggccggcgcctcctcccgcaTCCCCTGCCTCCCCGCCGGCTTCCGCGTCGACCGAGCCGACCTCGAGGTGCTCAGGTGAACTGGTGATTGTTTTGACACTCCCTGTCATTGTTGATTCTTCTGTTCTTTAATCTGTTGGTTGCATGATAAATCAAGTAGTAGTACAACTGGCTATAGATTGATCCAACCTATTACTATTCATGTTAGATTCCGCAACAAATTCTGTTTGCTAATAATCTAGCTCACTAGGATTGCAGATTTCTTCAAATAACTAAAAGCAGATGTGTTATGTTATATGGACTTAAGCATCCAAACAAAAAGACAAAATGAAATACCAGTTACTGGTTAGTGCTCCATCTTGAGAAACTAGTTATTGATACGAATCCGGACTTCGGGAGAGTCTCTACCTATGGCAGGGAAAGGCTTGCATCAACTTTTCTGCAACATCACAGAATAATATGGATTGTTCCAACCTACTATTCATGTTAGATTTGGTATATTTCTGTTTGCAATCAGTCTGGCTCACTAGGATTGATTTCTTCAAATAACTGAAAGTAGATGTGTTATGTTATATGGAATTAAGCATCCAAACAGAAAGACAAAATGAAATATCAGTTACTGGCTAGTACTCCATCTTAAGAAACTAGTTATTAGTACAAATCCGGAGAGTCTCCACATATGGCAAGGAAAGGCTTGCCTTTTCTGCAACATCACATAATATTATTCTTACATCAGCTAGATGTAACAATAGTAAATACTACACTGAACATTATTCCACAAGTGAAAGCAGAGTTTCGACCACATGGCTCATGCTCGGTCTTCTGCTCCTCTCCTCTTGCACACATGATATTGCTATCTTAAGCATTACTATCGCTTCCGAATGGTTGAATTCTCCATCCAGTCTGTGGTCGACAAACTCCAGAAGCCATGACTGGTCTTCGCCTGCTAGTTTCTCTTCAAGAATTTCAGTAGAGCATCTAACAGCCATTTCCACCTCCTCCTCAGCGTCGACCATCCAACTAGAAACCCGAACCCCCTTCACTAACTCAAGAAGAACTACTCCATAGCTGTAAACATCGGCCTTGCCAGTGATTGGAAGGTTTAGAGCCCATTCCGGTGCAATATATCCTCTGGTCCCAAGTACCCTTGACAACATCAGTGCTCTTGATCCTCGCTTTTGTAGCTTAACCAGTCCAAAATCTGCAATCTTGGGCTCAAAGTCTTTATCTAACAATATGTTCTCTGGTTTGACATCACAATGCACTATCCATTCAAGGCACTCATGGTGGAGATAGGCCAGTCCTTTTGCCACCCCAAGTGCAATATTATACCTTTGGTTCCATTGGAGCACAGGGATTATTCTTTGGTAATCAAATAGAGCTCTGTCTAAAGAACCATTCTCGATGAACTCAGAAACCAAGAGCTTGCACGTCTTCTCGACAGAAAACCCCCACATTCTGACCAGATTCATATGATAAATTCTGCCTATGACACTTAGCTCAGACCTGAACTCCTGCTCTCCATGGATCACATCGTTTAGCTTCTTCACTGCAACCGTCCTTTCATCATCAAGGACTCCTTTGTAAACTGCTCCTGACCCACCACTTCCTAGCTCTTCCTGGAAGCAATTGGTTGCTTTCAGTAACTCACTGTGACTAAATATTCGGAACTGGCTGGATATTATCATGTAACCTTCATCTGTAACCTCTGGTCCTATCTTCCATTTGTAAACTACCAAACAACCAGCGATGACTAAAGCTACTTCGATGCAAAGCAGCGTTAATGCTGAAGAAAGGAAGTAGCCAACCTTGAACTTGGAAATGGCACCCTTGAACATCCGCGATGAAGTGTCTGCTTCTTTTTCATGAATTTTGCATTCGTGGGTTACTGTAGAAGCCAATTCTGACGTAGACATCACTCCCTTGGGAACTTTCAGATAAATGTCATTGTAAGGGTCTGGGAAGTTCTTGCCATTCAGAAGAGAGACCTTTGGATAACATTTGCCTTCTCCTCGTCGGTACGAAAAAGCTTGGCAATCAACATTGTCCGAGCATGCCTCTTTGCACTGCAAGAATGGCACCGAGTCTGCGTACTCCAAGTCATGCTGGTAAAAGTCAGTTTGTGCGAGCTTACTGAACGAAAAAGTGGCCATGTTGTTTGCCTCATGTCTTCTCCGGTCGTCCCAGCTGGCTGTTATGTTTGCCTTGCGCCTGCACCCTTTGCTCCAGTTGCTTGCATCAACCACCTCGAAGCCTTCGAGGCAAGAGCACTCGAGCTTTGGTATGTATTTGCAGAGACTGTTTTGGCCACAGAGTCCATGTATATCGCAGACTCGGTGGAGTGCCATCCAAGAGACTGACCAATCGCCGCTTGTTGCGTTTAGGCTATACAGCCTAAGGTTGCCATCGTAATCCAGAGTCAACCTCCTCATGACCTTTTCACCAAGATCAGAAGCTTCAAATGTCGAGTTGTCACTCGAGAAAAACTGGCCTGTCTGTTGAAGAACAGCATAGCGGCTACGGTTGTAAGCACTCCTCTGATTTACCCACAGTTTGTTGGCAGGGTTGGGCCAATATATGCTACTAATCTCGGGGCCATCATAGATGAGTTTTAGCTGATTGTCACTGTCAAAGTACAACGTATAGAACCCTGTGTAGAGCAGACCCCTGGCAGATGCAGATACCAGCTGTACGTACCGGGTCATGGGCTGGGATGGCAGAAGCGTGTCGGTCGGTGAGTCGAAGCTCTTCCAAAGTTGCCGACCGTCCTGATCCACGACGACAAGGTTGCCGCTGTCGAGAAGCTCTGCTCGGCTTGCACGAGCGGCGTTCATGTTGGTGCTCCAGACGGCCGTGCCATCGTAGTCAAGCAGGGCCAAGCCCCCGTCCGTTTGGAAGGAGAGCCTAGATCCCCTACCGTTCACGGGCACATCGCGGTTAGCCGTCCAAGCGACGGTCTTCCCTGATGAGCCGGTGAACCAGATGGAGAAGGTGAAAGCGTTGGTGGCCACCCTATAGAACCCACAGGCGAA
This genomic window contains:
- the LOC123157590 gene encoding proline-rich receptor-like protein kinase PERK9 — translated: MAARPEDARPFTGMDAFSSKRKKQLSNWCASLLSPVPSRDAPRQPSPASPRSSSSHYPLAFYYLSGLLDSLLPFPPPRRRSPSSPRLRPQQHLLLLPAPLLRRRASTAREGTSWPAPPPASPASPPASASTEPTSRCSGCKRMQTSSTRQPHPPKICLDQPPQSTSRGIGKGLDGKSFKIYNPSSTCTSTPNVTV
- the LOC123156276 gene encoding putative receptor protein kinase ZmPK1 codes for the protein MTMRVAYIFSTSISFLLLLISLALAKDHGISYLGPGSSISTNSSSNSTTTTILLSPSGAFACGFYRVATNAFTFSIWFTGSSGKTVAWTANRDVPVNGRGSRLSFQTDGGLALLDYDGTAVWSTNMNAARASRAELLDSGNLVVVDQDGRQLWKSFDSPTDTLLPSQPMTRYVQLVSASARGLLYTGFYTLYFDSDNQLKLIYDGPEISSIYWPNPANKLWVNQRSAYNRSRYAVLQQTGQFFSSDNSTFEASDLGEKVMRRLTLDYDGNLRLYSLNATSGDWSVSWMALHRVCDIHGLCGQNSLCKYIPKLECSCLEGFEVVDASNWSKGCRRKANITASWDDRRRHEANNMATFSFSKLAQTDFYQHDLEYADSVPFLQCKEACSDNVDCQAFSYRRGEGKCYPKVSLLNGKNFPDPYNDIYLKVPKGVMSTSELASTVTHECKIHEKEADTSSRMFKGAISKFKVGYFLSSALTLLCIEVALVIAGCLVVYKWKIGPEVTDEGYMIISSQFRIFSHSELLKATNCFQEELGSGGSGAVYKGVLDDERTVAVKKLNDVIHGEQEFRSELSVIGRIYHMNLVRMWGFSVEKTCKLLVSEFIENGSLDRALFDYQRIIPVLQWNQRYNIALGVAKGLAYLHHECLEWIVHCDVKPENILLDKDFEPKIADFGLVKLQKRGSRALMLSRVLGTRGYIAPEWALNLPITGKADVYSYGVVLLELVKGVRVSSWMVDAEEEVEMAVRCSTEILEEKLAGEDQSWLLEFVDHRLDGEFNHSEAIVMLKIAISCVQEERSRRPSMSHVVETLLSLVE